The nucleotide window ATCACATTTTGAATATATTGCAAAAGCAATCACAAATGGTTTAATGAAAATTAGCATTGAAAATGTTATTCCTATTACATATGGAATATTAATTACCAATACTATTGAACAAGCCATTGAAAGAGCTGGGACAAAAATGGGAAATAAAGGCTATGAAGCAGCACTATGTGCATTAGAAATGATTAATCTTATAAAAATAATTAAACAATAACATAATAATTATAAAATATTTGTCATCAAAATATTATTTCATGTGTATCATCACTACACAATAATTATATTTTTATATCAATCATACAGATTATTTTAATAATCAATATATAAAAAAAAATAATTTATCTTTCATTTTAAATATTTAAAAAACTTTTTTAAAATTAGTAATAATAAATTTTTTGATTACAGATATTAATATTAAATATATTAATTATCTTTTTATTCAATATAATAAATTATTTCATTTTAAAAAAAATAATATTTAAATTAATGTCAAAAAATATATGAAAAAATTTTTTAATTTTTATATTTCAACATCGATGTATAATTAGGACTAAATAATTCATATATATAAAATATTTTTAATATAAAAATAATTTTTTAAATAAAAAAAAATAATACATTGTATTATTTTAAAGTAATATATTAAGATTATTAATATTTTTACAAAAGAGATAATTATGAATGATATTTTTTATATGAAAGAAGCACTCAAATTAGCTGAAAAAGGAAAATTAACGACTGCTCCTAATCCAAACGTAGGATGTATTATTGTAAAAAACAAAAAAATAATAGGAATGGGATGGCATAAAAAACCTGGTGATTTACATGCAGAAATTATTGCTATAAATATGGCAAAAGAAAATACATTCGGATCCACAGCATATGTAACATTAGAACCATGTAATCATTATGGAAAAACTCCACCATGTTGTCAAAAGTTATTAACTTCTGGTATTCAAAGAATTGTAATTGCTACTATTGATCCAAATCCAAAAGTATCAGGAAAAGGAATAGATTTTTTAAAAAAAAATGGAATTATTATTAATTATGGAATTATGGAAAAAGAAGCAAAAGAAATTAATAAAAATTTTTTTAAAAGAATGAAAACAGGATTACCCTGGACACAATTAAAGTTAGGTGTTTCTCTTGATGGAAGAATTGCATTAAATAATGGAGAAAGTAAATGGATTACATCTCATACTTCAAGAAAAGACGTACATAAATTTCGATCTCAAAATCAAGTTATTTTAAGCAGTAGTAAAACTATTATAAATGATAATCCATTACTAAATGTAAGATACAAAAATATTAATGAAAACAAAGAAATGGAAATTATTAATCAACCCATTCGTATTATTATAGATAGTAAAAATAAAATTCAACCAAATCATCCAACAATAAAAATGTCAAAAAATAAAATATGGTTAATTAGAATCAAAAAAGATAATCAACAATGGCCAAATCATGTAAAACAAATAATTTCATGTCAAATTAAGAAAAAAATTGATTTATTAAAATTATTATTATTAATAGGAAAAAATGAAATTAATTCTGTTTGGATAGAAGCAGGTTCTTCTTTATCAGGATCATTAATAGAAAAAAATTTAATTGATGAATTAATTTTATACATGTCGCCAAAATTACTAGGTCAAACAGCAAAACCCATGTTTATTTTTAAAAAATTTTTAAAAATCAATCAAACAACACAATTTTTATTTCATAAAATAGATCAATTTAATACAGATATTCGTATTATTTTAAGAAAAAATAAAAATTTTATTGTAAAATAAAAATATTGATTTATTTATTTATAAAAATATTATATATTTTATATAATCATCTATTTTTGTAAAAAAATTATTAATATT belongs to Buchnera aphidicola (Eriosoma grossulariae) and includes:
- the ribD gene encoding bifunctional diaminohydroxyphosphoribosylaminopyrimidine deaminase/5-amino-6-(5-phosphoribosylamino)uracil reductase RibD, which translates into the protein MNDIFYMKEALKLAEKGKLTTAPNPNVGCIIVKNKKIIGMGWHKKPGDLHAEIIAINMAKENTFGSTAYVTLEPCNHYGKTPPCCQKLLTSGIQRIVIATIDPNPKVSGKGIDFLKKNGIIINYGIMEKEAKEINKNFFKRMKTGLPWTQLKLGVSLDGRIALNNGESKWITSHTSRKDVHKFRSQNQVILSSSKTIINDNPLLNVRYKNINENKEMEIINQPIRIIIDSKNKIQPNHPTIKMSKNKIWLIRIKKDNQQWPNHVKQIISCQIKKKIDLLKLLLLIGKNEINSVWIEAGSSLSGSLIEKNLIDELILYMSPKLLGQTAKPMFIFKKFLKINQTTQFLFHKIDQFNTDIRIILRKNKNFIVK